One Papaver somniferum cultivar HN1 chromosome 10, ASM357369v1, whole genome shotgun sequence genomic window carries:
- the LOC113318185 gene encoding probable serine/threonine-protein kinase WNK9 isoform X2, protein MKFYTSWVDTAKRNINFVTEMFTSGTLRQYRERHKRVNIRAVKHWCRQILRGLLYLHSHDPPVIHRDLKCDNIFVNGNQGEVKIGDLGLAAILRKSDSSHCVGTPEFMAPEVYEEEYDELVDIYSFGMCILEMVTFEYPYSECTHPAQIYKKVISGKKPDALYKVRDPEVRQFVDKCLAAASQRLSARELLRDPFLRIDDCGVDLRPLESLSNYEMIDPLLRQPLFELRRSGSSLLNGYMNDLDLNHGIEPENGWYHPVDTDQNGIELFTYHEDEQHSPHVDITIKGRRREDNGIFLRLRITDKEGRIRNIYFPFDIEEDTAFSVATEMVGELDITDQDVTKIADMIDGEIAALVPDWRPGPGIDETPRFANASFCQNCASTRTSTGSLIDYHSFSNPDTNSVQPLQCSQHGCAAAMHGRFEEITYQVDESDHCATEGPPVVLSQSEDLHHADIWAHQEGPELSSLGSGEIHSDEEHGRLDRLASIKDKNVISLDNYVEPVSINSVHVRPGHSRAPSAGIYLDDYECEIRQELRWLKAKYQMELGELKNLQLGGKTKGSKVHPGSENWEPAIGNRDMVLSFPEQRENDKKFLTSFSSGKYHSFNFSNGGQNNCPNSENQLARNCEASTELPSPEFIFTAKNFYTGTLLPNSLHRTTSLPVDAVD, encoded by the exons atgaaattttaTACTTCTTGGGTTGATACAGCAAAGAGGAATATCAATTTTGTCACTGAAATGTTTACTTCTGGGACTCTTAGACA GTACAGGGAGCGGCACAAAAGGGTTAACATTAGAGCAGTGAAGCATTGGTGTAGGCAGATCTTAAGAGGACTACTATATCTTCATAGCCATGATCCGCCTGTTATTCATAGAGATCTTAAATGTGATAACATCTTTGTTAATGGAAATCAAGGTGAAGTTAAGATTGGGGATCTTGGTTTAGCAGCAATTCTAAGAAAATCAGACTCTTCTCACTGTGTTG GTACACCAGAATTCATGGCACCAGAGGTGTATGAAGAGGAATACGATGAGCTAGTTGATATTTATTCATTTGGAATGTGCATATTGGAAATGGTTACCTTTGAGTATCCTTATAGTGAATGCACTCATCCTGCTCAGATATACAAAAAAGTTATTTCT GGAAAAAAACCAGATGCTTTGTACAAAGTGAGGGACCCTGAAGTAAGACAATTCGTTGATAAATGCTTGGCAGCGGCATCTCAAAGACTTTCAGCTAGGGAGCTTTTGAGGGACCCATTTCTGCGAATTGATGATTGTGGTGTTGATTTGAGGCCATTGGAATCTTTGAGTAACTACGAGATGATTGATCCTCTCTTGAGACAGCCTCTATTTGAACTCCGTCGCAGTGGTAGTTCCTTGCTTAATGGATACATGAATGATCTTGATCTCAATCACGGAATTGAACCTGAGAATGGATGGTATCATCCAGTTGATACTGACCAAAACGGCATTGAACTTTTCACCTATCACGAAGATGAGCAGCATTCTCCACACGTGGACATCACAATCAAGGGAAGGAGGAGAGAAGACAATGGGATCTTTTTAAGGCTAAGAATTACAGATAAAGAAG GCCGCATCAGAAACATCTACTTCCCTTTTGACATTGAAGAAGACACAGCATTTAGTGTTGCAACAGAAATGGTTGGTGAGCTTGATATAACTGACCAAGATGTAACCAAGATAGCGGATATGATCGATGGCGAAATTGCCGCCCTGGTGCCAGATTGGAGGCCAGGGCCAGGCATAGACGAAACTCCACGATTTGCTAATGCTAGTTTCTGTCAAAACTGTGCCTCTACCCGTACATCCACTGGATCTCTTATTGATTATCATTCATTCAGTAATCCCGATACCAACAGCGTACAACCTCTGCAGTGCTCTCAACATGGATGTGCTGCTGCAATGCATGGTAGGTTTGAAGAGATTACATATCAAGTAGACGAGTCTGATCACTGTGCTACTGAGGGACCACCAGTGGTATTAAGCCAATCAGAGGACTTGCACCATGCAGACATTTGGGCTCACCAAGAGGGACCCGAGTTAAGTTCTCTAGGATCAGGAGAGATTCATTCCGATGAAGAACATGGAAGGCTAGATCGATTAGCCTCAATCAAGGACAAGAATGTAATTAGTTTGGACAATTATGTCGAACCTGTTTCAATAAATTCCGTGCATGTGAGACCAGGGCACTCCAGAGCTCCATCTGCAGGTATCTATTTAGATGATTACGAGTGTGAGATCAGGCAGGAATTAAGATGGCTTAAAGCCAAATATCAAATGGAATTGGGAGAGCTGAAGAATCTTCAGTTAGGAGGGAAAACAAAGGGTTCGAAGGTACATCCAGGTTCCGAAAACTGGGAACCAGCAATAGGAAATCGAGACATGGTTCTAAGTTTCCCAGAACAAAGAGAGAACGATAAGAAATTCTTAACATCATTTTCATCAGGGAAGTATCATTCTTTTAACTTCTCGAATGGTGGTCAGAATAACTGCCCTAATTCGGAGAACCAATTGGCCCGAAATTGTGAGGCGTCAACAGAGTTACCAAGTCCAGAGTTCATTTTCACTGCCAAGAATTTTTACACAGGGACACTACTTCCTAATTCTCTTCACAGAACAACATCACTTCCAGTTGATGCTGTTGATTAG
- the LOC113318185 gene encoding probable serine/threonine-protein kinase WNK9 isoform X1, producing the protein MNGLKPIEPDYSEFVEVDPTGRYGRYNEILGKGASKTVYRGFDEYEGIEVAWNQVKLYDFLQSPEDLERLYCEIHLLKTLKHKNIMKFYTSWVDTAKRNINFVTEMFTSGTLRQYRERHKRVNIRAVKHWCRQILRGLLYLHSHDPPVIHRDLKCDNIFVNGNQGEVKIGDLGLAAILRKSDSSHCVGTPEFMAPEVYEEEYDELVDIYSFGMCILEMVTFEYPYSECTHPAQIYKKVISGKKPDALYKVRDPEVRQFVDKCLAAASQRLSARELLRDPFLRIDDCGVDLRPLESLSNYEMIDPLLRQPLFELRRSGSSLLNGYMNDLDLNHGIEPENGWYHPVDTDQNGIELFTYHEDEQHSPHVDITIKGRRREDNGIFLRLRITDKEGRIRNIYFPFDIEEDTAFSVATEMVGELDITDQDVTKIADMIDGEIAALVPDWRPGPGIDETPRFANASFCQNCASTRTSTGSLIDYHSFSNPDTNSVQPLQCSQHGCAAAMHGRFEEITYQVDESDHCATEGPPVVLSQSEDLHHADIWAHQEGPELSSLGSGEIHSDEEHGRLDRLASIKDKNVISLDNYVEPVSINSVHVRPGHSRAPSAGIYLDDYECEIRQELRWLKAKYQMELGELKNLQLGGKTKGSKVHPGSENWEPAIGNRDMVLSFPEQRENDKKFLTSFSSGKYHSFNFSNGGQNNCPNSENQLARNCEASTELPSPEFIFTAKNFYTGTLLPNSLHRTTSLPVDAVD; encoded by the exons ATGAATGGTTTGAAACCTATTGAACCAGATTATTCTGAGTTTGTTGAAGTTGATCCAACTGGTAGATATGGAAGG TACAATGAAATCCTTGGGAAAGGTGCTTCAAAGACAGT GTATAGAGGGTTTGATGAGTATGAAGGGATTGAAGTTGCTTGGAATCAAGTCAAGTTATATGATTTCTTACAAAGTCCTGAAGATCTTGAGAGATTATACTGTGAAATCCATCTTCTTAAGACATTGAAACataaaaatatcatgaaattttaTACTTCTTGGGTTGATACAGCAAAGAGGAATATCAATTTTGTCACTGAAATGTTTACTTCTGGGACTCTTAGACA GTACAGGGAGCGGCACAAAAGGGTTAACATTAGAGCAGTGAAGCATTGGTGTAGGCAGATCTTAAGAGGACTACTATATCTTCATAGCCATGATCCGCCTGTTATTCATAGAGATCTTAAATGTGATAACATCTTTGTTAATGGAAATCAAGGTGAAGTTAAGATTGGGGATCTTGGTTTAGCAGCAATTCTAAGAAAATCAGACTCTTCTCACTGTGTTG GTACACCAGAATTCATGGCACCAGAGGTGTATGAAGAGGAATACGATGAGCTAGTTGATATTTATTCATTTGGAATGTGCATATTGGAAATGGTTACCTTTGAGTATCCTTATAGTGAATGCACTCATCCTGCTCAGATATACAAAAAAGTTATTTCT GGAAAAAAACCAGATGCTTTGTACAAAGTGAGGGACCCTGAAGTAAGACAATTCGTTGATAAATGCTTGGCAGCGGCATCTCAAAGACTTTCAGCTAGGGAGCTTTTGAGGGACCCATTTCTGCGAATTGATGATTGTGGTGTTGATTTGAGGCCATTGGAATCTTTGAGTAACTACGAGATGATTGATCCTCTCTTGAGACAGCCTCTATTTGAACTCCGTCGCAGTGGTAGTTCCTTGCTTAATGGATACATGAATGATCTTGATCTCAATCACGGAATTGAACCTGAGAATGGATGGTATCATCCAGTTGATACTGACCAAAACGGCATTGAACTTTTCACCTATCACGAAGATGAGCAGCATTCTCCACACGTGGACATCACAATCAAGGGAAGGAGGAGAGAAGACAATGGGATCTTTTTAAGGCTAAGAATTACAGATAAAGAAG GCCGCATCAGAAACATCTACTTCCCTTTTGACATTGAAGAAGACACAGCATTTAGTGTTGCAACAGAAATGGTTGGTGAGCTTGATATAACTGACCAAGATGTAACCAAGATAGCGGATATGATCGATGGCGAAATTGCCGCCCTGGTGCCAGATTGGAGGCCAGGGCCAGGCATAGACGAAACTCCACGATTTGCTAATGCTAGTTTCTGTCAAAACTGTGCCTCTACCCGTACATCCACTGGATCTCTTATTGATTATCATTCATTCAGTAATCCCGATACCAACAGCGTACAACCTCTGCAGTGCTCTCAACATGGATGTGCTGCTGCAATGCATGGTAGGTTTGAAGAGATTACATATCAAGTAGACGAGTCTGATCACTGTGCTACTGAGGGACCACCAGTGGTATTAAGCCAATCAGAGGACTTGCACCATGCAGACATTTGGGCTCACCAAGAGGGACCCGAGTTAAGTTCTCTAGGATCAGGAGAGATTCATTCCGATGAAGAACATGGAAGGCTAGATCGATTAGCCTCAATCAAGGACAAGAATGTAATTAGTTTGGACAATTATGTCGAACCTGTTTCAATAAATTCCGTGCATGTGAGACCAGGGCACTCCAGAGCTCCATCTGCAGGTATCTATTTAGATGATTACGAGTGTGAGATCAGGCAGGAATTAAGATGGCTTAAAGCCAAATATCAAATGGAATTGGGAGAGCTGAAGAATCTTCAGTTAGGAGGGAAAACAAAGGGTTCGAAGGTACATCCAGGTTCCGAAAACTGGGAACCAGCAATAGGAAATCGAGACATGGTTCTAAGTTTCCCAGAACAAAGAGAGAACGATAAGAAATTCTTAACATCATTTTCATCAGGGAAGTATCATTCTTTTAACTTCTCGAATGGTGGTCAGAATAACTGCCCTAATTCGGAGAACCAATTGGCCCGAAATTGTGAGGCGTCAACAGAGTTACCAAGTCCAGAGTTCATTTTCACTGCCAAGAATTTTTACACAGGGACACTACTTCCTAATTCTCTTCACAGAACAACATCACTTCCAGTTGATGCTGTTGATTAG